One part of the Arabidopsis thaliana chromosome 1 sequence genome encodes these proteins:
- a CDS encoding SAUR-like auxin-responsive protein family, whose protein sequence is MKCMVKKLLCCGAKSFSQRARLPDEGRVRVYVGNDRDTQCKLEMDADFLTHPLFEDLLRLSEEEFGHSYDGALRIACEIQVFLNLIHYLKSTSHAPHYYIDASHYLY, encoded by the coding sequence atgaaatgcATGGTGAAGAAGCTACTATGTTGTGGAGCCAAGAGCTTCTCCCAAAGAGCTAGATTACCGGACGAAGGACGAGTCCGAGTTTATGTCGGAAACGATAGAGATACACAATGCAAGTTAGAGATGGATGCTGATTTCTTGACACATCCTTTGTTCGAGGATCTCCTCCGGTTATCCGAAGAAGAGTTTGGTCACTCATACGACGGTGCTTTAAGGATCGCCTGCGAGATACAAGTTTTTCTAAACTTGATCCATTACCTTAAGTCCACGAGTCATGCTCCTCATTATTATATTGATGCATCTCATTATCTTTATTGa
- a CDS encoding SAUR-like auxin-responsive protein family (SAUR-like auxin-responsive protein family; CONTAINS InterPro DOMAIN/s: Auxin responsive SAUR protein (InterPro:IPR003676); BEST Arabidopsis thaliana protein match is: SAUR-like auxin-responsive protein family (TAIR:AT5G42410.1); Has 469 Blast hits to 469 proteins in 19 species: Archae - 0; Bacteria - 0; Metazoa - 0; Fungi - 0; Plants - 469; Viruses - 0; Other Eukaryotes - 0 (source: NCBI BLink).), whose translation MVKKLLCCGAKSFSQRARLPDEGRVRVYVGNDRDTQCKLEMDADFLTHPLFEDLLRLSEEEFGHSYDGALRIACEIQVFLNLIHYLKSTSHAPHYYIDASHYLY comes from the coding sequence ATGGTGAAGAAGCTACTATGTTGTGGAGCCAAGAGCTTCTCCCAAAGAGCTAGATTACCGGACGAAGGACGAGTCCGAGTTTATGTCGGAAACGATAGAGATACACAATGCAAGTTAGAGATGGATGCTGATTTCTTGACACATCCTTTGTTCGAGGATCTCCTCCGGTTATCCGAAGAAGAGTTTGGTCACTCATACGACGGTGCTTTAAGGATCGCCTGCGAGATACAAGTTTTTCTAAACTTGATCCATTACCTTAAGTCCACGAGTCATGCTCCTCATTATTATATTGATGCATCTCATTATCTTTATTGa